The window GGGCTTCGTGCTGCTCTCGGTGCTGGTGCCGGTGCTGGCCAACGGCGTGCGCGCCTACCTGATCGTCATGATCGGCCACTTGAGCAGCATGCAGCTGGCCACCGGCGTGGATCACCTGATCTATGGCTGGCTGTTCTTCGGGCTGGTGATGTTCCTGATGTTCTGGATCGGCGGCTTCTGGATCGAAGGCCGCAAAGCGCCGCACAAGGACCTGCCGCCGACCGCGCCCGTCGCACCTTCTACGCCCTCTACTCCAGCAGCCAGGCCGGTGCGCCTGCTGGTGTGCGCGCTGCTGGCGCTGGCCGCCATCCTGCTGGGGCCGCTCTATGCGCACAGCATGCATGCGCTGGACGCCGAAGGCGCGCCGGTGCAACTGACTGCGCTGCCAAGCCGCTGGAGCGAGGCGCCCATCTTCAGCAGCTGGACGCCGGCCTTCCTGCCGGGCGTGGCCGAACTGAGCCGCGCCTATCGGCAGCAGGACATGCAAGTCGGCCTTTACCTGCGCTACTACCGCGCCCAGGGTCCGGGCGCGGCGCTGGTCAGCTCGGTCAACCGCATCCTGCCGGTCAAGGACAGCCCCTGGACACGCGCCGCCAGCGCGGTGCGCCAGGAGCGCGTGGGCGAGCGCCAGCTGGCGGTGCGGGAAGAACTCATTCGCGGCACCGGCCAGTCCCTGCTGATCTGGCGCTGGTACTGGATCGACCGCCGCTTCGTCGAGAACGACTACCTGGCCAAGCTGCTGCAGACCAAGAGCCAGCTGGAGATGCAGGGCGATGACGGTGCTGCGCTGTTCGTCTTTACGCCAGTGGACGACGACCCCGAACCGGCGCGCGCGGTATTGCGGCGCTATCTGGCGGACAACCTGGCCGGCATCGAAGCCGCCCTCAACCACAATGGCAAGCGATAGGCGCGACGTGAAACGGCATATTCCACTGGTGGTGCACCTGATCTACCGGCTCGACTTCGGCGGGCTGGAGACCTTGCTGGTCGATTGCATCAACCGCATGCCGGCCCAGCGCTATCGCCACGCCATCATCTGCCTGACCGACTACACCGACTTCGCCCGCAAGATCGACAAGGCCGATGTGGCCATCCACGCCCTGCACAAGCCGCCCGGACTGGCGCCGCAGACCCATCTGCAGCTGTGGCGGCTGCTGCGCCGCCTGCGCCCGGACGTGCTGCACAC is drawn from Herbaspirillum seropedicae and contains these coding sequences:
- the xrtA gene encoding exosortase A, which produces MRPNDLPLPLPRTQRIAPATLALLALALLAPLLALPQTLWSMVAIWNSSETFTHQYLILPISLWLIWRQRAQLRGLPAQPFLPGLAVLALCSLGWLLGELADVQVVKQFALVALMVAGAVTLLGLRMARLLAFPLLFLLLAVPVGEVLLEPLIGFTADFTIAALQLTGIPVWREGNTFAIPSGRWSVVEACSGVRYLIASVTLGVLYAHLSYRSRWRQAGFVLLSVLVPVLANGVRAYLIVMIGHLSSMQLATGVDHLIYGWLFFGLVMFLMFWIGGFWIEGRKAPHKDLPPTAPVAPSTPSTPAARPVRLLVCALLALAAILLGPLYAHSMHALDAEGAPVQLTALPSRWSEAPIFSSWTPAFLPGVAELSRAYRQQDMQVGLYLRYYRAQGPGAALVSSVNRILPVKDSPWTRAASAVRQERVGERQLAVREELIRGTGQSLLIWRWYWIDRRFVENDYLAKLLQTKSQLEMQGDDGAALFVFTPVDDDPEPARAVLRRYLADNLAGIEAALNHNGKR